One Polyangia bacterium genomic window carries:
- the glmM gene encoding phosphoglucosamine mutase: protein MRKLFGTDGIRGVANKDPMTAEMALRLGQAVAQHFRHPDRPGRIVIGKDTRLSGYMLESALQAGIVSAGADVMLVGPLPTPGIAFITWSMRADAGVVISASHNPFQDNGIKIFAADGFKLPDEVESELEGRMESIAGGGGPRTPSESIGKARKIEDARGRYVQFLKNTFPKERTLDGIKVVVDCANGAAYHVAPQVFEELGAEVIALGVDPNGRNINEKCGAMHPECMVEEVRRAGAQLGVALDGDADRLILADEAGNVVDGDQVMAILGTRMLDRRTLPEKTVVATIMSNLGLERALTAKGGKLLRTAVGDRYVVEEMRAKGLALGGEQSGHIIFLDHATTGDGVVAALSVLAVMVQEGKPLSDLGRAMTRYPQVLLNFTVARKRPLEEMPAVAKAISGVEKDLGADGRVVVRYSGTESKARIMIEGTDEVRIRAHAEDIAVVLKRELGGP, encoded by the coding sequence GTGAGGAAGCTGTTCGGCACGGACGGCATTCGCGGCGTCGCCAACAAAGATCCGATGACCGCCGAGATGGCCCTGCGTCTGGGGCAGGCGGTGGCGCAACACTTTCGCCACCCCGATCGTCCCGGCCGCATCGTCATCGGTAAGGACACGCGGTTGTCGGGGTACATGCTGGAAAGCGCGCTGCAGGCGGGGATCGTCTCGGCGGGCGCCGATGTCATGCTGGTGGGGCCGCTGCCGACGCCCGGGATCGCCTTCATCACCTGGTCGATGCGCGCCGACGCCGGCGTCGTCATCAGCGCGTCCCACAATCCGTTTCAGGACAACGGCATCAAGATCTTCGCCGCCGACGGTTTCAAGCTGCCCGACGAGGTGGAGAGCGAGCTGGAAGGTCGCATGGAGTCCATCGCCGGCGGCGGTGGTCCGCGCACGCCGTCCGAATCCATCGGCAAGGCCCGCAAAATCGAAGATGCGCGCGGGCGCTATGTACAGTTCTTGAAGAACACCTTTCCTAAGGAACGCACCCTGGACGGCATCAAGGTGGTCGTCGACTGCGCCAACGGCGCCGCCTACCACGTCGCCCCGCAGGTCTTTGAGGAGCTGGGCGCCGAGGTGATCGCTCTCGGCGTCGATCCCAACGGTCGCAACATCAACGAAAAGTGCGGTGCGATGCACCCGGAGTGCATGGTCGAGGAAGTGCGGCGCGCCGGCGCGCAGCTGGGCGTGGCGCTGGACGGCGACGCCGACCGGCTGATCCTGGCGGATGAAGCCGGAAACGTCGTCGACGGCGATCAGGTGATGGCCATCCTGGGCACGCGCATGCTGGATCGCCGCACGCTGCCCGAGAAGACCGTCGTCGCCACCATCATGTCCAACCTGGGCCTGGAACGCGCCCTCACGGCCAAGGGCGGCAAGCTGCTGCGTACGGCGGTCGGCGATCGCTACGTCGTCGAAGAGATGCGCGCCAAGGGTCTGGCCCTGGGTGGCGAGCAATCGGGCCACATCATCTTCCTGGACCACGCCACCACCGGCGATGGCGTAGTGGCCGCGCTCAGCGTACTGGCGGTGATGGTGCAAGAAGGAAAGCCGCTGTCGGATCTGGGGCGGGCCATGACCCGCTATCCGCAGGTGCTGCTGAACTTCACGGTGGCGCGCAAGCGGCCGCTGGAAGAGATGCCCGCGGTGGCCAAGGCCATCAGCGGCGTGGAAAAAGATCTGGGCGCGGACGGACGGGTGGTGGTGCGCTACTCCGGCACCGAGTCCAAGGCGCGCATCATGATCGAAGGCACCGACGAGGTGCGCATCCGCGCCCACGCCGAGGACATTGCCGTGGTGTTGAAACGCGAGCTCGGCGGGCCGTAA
- a CDS encoding DUF4332 domain-containing protein encodes MRPAIATAAFSFTLSLLVAGPALASHYALSEVSRLVPPTDAEKLNKAGVDTTEQLLDKAGKAKDRKALAKTSGLSVATLTGLAKHCDLLRIKGVGPEMVLLLEAAGVKSIVDLSKRDAAGLMAAVESANKAKKISEKMPTEPQLADWIEQAKKLPPVLDGK; translated from the coding sequence ATGAGACCAGCCATCGCAACCGCCGCCTTCTCTTTCACGCTTTCCCTGCTGGTGGCGGGGCCGGCGCTGGCCAGTCACTATGCGCTGTCCGAGGTGTCGCGTCTGGTTCCGCCCACTGACGCCGAGAAGTTGAACAAGGCTGGCGTCGACACCACCGAACAGCTGCTGGACAAGGCGGGGAAAGCCAAGGATCGCAAGGCCCTGGCCAAGACGTCGGGGCTCAGCGTGGCGACGCTGACCGGGCTGGCGAAGCACTGCGATCTCCTGCGCATCAAGGGCGTCGGCCCGGAGATGGTGCTGCTGCTTGAAGCAGCCGGGGTCAAGTCGATCGTCGATCTGAGCAAGCGCGACGCCGCCGGGTTGATGGCCGCGGTCGAATCGGCCAACAAGGCCAAAAAGATCTCCGAAAAGATGCCGACCGAGCCGCAGCTTGCCGATTGGATCGAACAGGCCAAGAAGCTACCGCCCGTTCTGGACGGCAAATAG
- a CDS encoding aminotransferase class IV, producing MSIRVYIAGRVCLPEEAKISVFDRGFLYGDSVYETIGTAYGRLFAAKDHLVRLERSAQRIGLRPPPRADIERAIHDTVAAAGNPESRVRVILTRGAGKLDLDPAAVDDTQLVVIVFPLGAPTAEMLEKGVAISIVSVERNSPLAIDPAVKSGNYLNNVLALGEARRRFGAYEAILCAADGSIAEGASSNVFLVSRGVVATPSAAVGILDGITRAKVIDLCRANDIPFQDRRILPEELRAADEVFITSATRGVLPATRIDDQPVKTGVPGPITRRLITLYDELARRGVD from the coding sequence ATGTCTATCCGTGTTTACATCGCCGGTCGGGTTTGCCTGCCCGAAGAGGCCAAGATTTCCGTGTTCGATCGCGGGTTTTTGTATGGCGACAGCGTCTACGAAACCATCGGCACGGCGTACGGGCGTCTGTTCGCCGCGAAGGATCATCTGGTCCGTCTGGAGCGATCGGCGCAGCGGATCGGCCTGCGGCCACCGCCTCGGGCCGACATCGAGCGGGCCATTCACGACACCGTCGCCGCGGCGGGAAATCCCGAGTCGCGCGTCCGGGTGATCCTCACCCGGGGGGCCGGGAAGTTGGATCTCGACCCGGCGGCCGTCGACGACACGCAGCTGGTGGTGATCGTTTTTCCGCTCGGCGCACCGACGGCCGAGATGCTGGAGAAAGGCGTCGCGATCAGCATCGTCTCGGTCGAACGCAACAGCCCACTGGCCATCGACCCGGCGGTGAAGTCGGGAAACTATCTGAACAACGTCCTGGCCCTGGGCGAGGCGCGCCGGCGCTTCGGCGCCTACGAAGCCATCTTGTGCGCCGCTGACGGCTCGATCGCCGAGGGCGCCAGCAGCAATGTGTTCCTGGTCTCCCGCGGGGTGGTGGCGACGCCGTCGGCAGCGGTAGGGATCCTGGACGGGATCACCCGCGCCAAGGTCATCGACCTTTGTCGGGCCAACGACATTCCCTTTCAAGACCGCCGCATCCTGCCCGAGGAACTGCGCGCGGCCGACGAGGTCTTCATCACCAGCGCCACCCGGGGCGTGCTGCCCGCCACCCGCATCGACGACCAACCAGTGAAAACCGGCGTTCCGGGCCCGATCACGCGGCGGCTGATCACCCTTTACGATGAACTGGCCCGGCGGGGCGTCGATTGA
- a CDS encoding protein kinase: MVPAPDPLAPLSGVQIIPGSIIGGRFRVDAFLFQDAISQTFRAFDTGQGIPATIRIISARALGPAGSPLEADVEKASAIVHKNLVDVLLVGREADFYFIATELLDGQTLREFLDSKLGEGAGISLKGGYNLVAHVANGLEKAQAVMPHGALNPSNIWVGKSGRVKIANLGLGRTFPALAGRDGGSAIDQIYVAPEVLAGGAPTLTGDVYSLGAILFEVLTGRPPSAGIGASEVNPDVPPEVDRIITRALSKSPAGRYATAADFRNALSAGLALQGSGGADAISNATTDRPSPTAGRPVQPAASGTTIPPGNKSGLTPLGEPARLTLGKSFNVMEAAGGADDNQERWLIQKDKLDFGPFSLAQIKAQIESGEIRGEHMIVDSDSGARKKVKDFPGLQDFTKNAERRLEQQRRARAEKAHETVEKKKSMATFAIVGAAVIVVAGALAFYLLSRKAADGGQLASREEEQEVDAFLKGVKINFATAHVAKRTSGGGHRAGGGDEFNNDLNIGDVTKGGGGDETLSDDVIQHVMMGNYRSLVPCIVQERRRAPGISDMNIDFVVRGTGRVSAVKVNGQSGGGFSGCVLGRMQGFGFPRFNGAKTIASWSMSLR; this comes from the coding sequence ATGGTACCCGCACCCGATCCCCTGGCGCCGCTGTCCGGTGTCCAAATCATCCCCGGATCGATCATTGGTGGGCGCTTCCGCGTCGACGCGTTCCTTTTTCAGGACGCCATCAGCCAGACCTTCCGCGCCTTCGACACCGGCCAGGGCATCCCCGCCACCATCCGCATCATCTCGGCGCGCGCGCTCGGACCGGCTGGCTCGCCGCTCGAGGCTGACGTCGAGAAGGCCAGCGCCATCGTCCACAAGAACCTGGTCGACGTGCTGCTGGTCGGCCGCGAAGCCGACTTTTATTTCATCGCCACCGAACTGCTGGACGGCCAGACCCTGCGCGAATTCCTGGACAGCAAGCTGGGCGAAGGCGCCGGCATTTCGCTGAAAGGCGGCTACAACCTGGTGGCGCACGTGGCCAACGGCCTGGAAAAAGCCCAGGCGGTGATGCCCCACGGCGCCTTGAACCCCAGCAACATCTGGGTGGGAAAATCCGGGCGGGTGAAGATCGCCAACCTCGGCCTCGGGCGCACGTTCCCCGCTCTGGCGGGCCGCGATGGCGGTAGCGCCATCGATCAGATTTACGTCGCGCCCGAGGTGCTGGCCGGCGGCGCGCCGACGCTGACCGGTGATGTTTACTCGCTGGGCGCCATTTTGTTCGAGGTCCTGACCGGCCGCCCGCCGTCGGCCGGGATCGGCGCCAGTGAGGTCAACCCCGACGTGCCGCCGGAGGTTGATCGGATCATCACCCGCGCGCTCAGCAAGAGCCCCGCCGGGCGATACGCCACCGCCGCGGATTTTCGCAACGCCCTGTCCGCCGGCCTGGCCTTGCAGGGCAGCGGGGGAGCCGACGCGATATCAAACGCGACGACCGACCGGCCTTCGCCGACCGCTGGTCGTCCGGTTCAGCCGGCCGCCAGTGGAACCACCATCCCCCCCGGCAACAAAAGCGGTCTGACGCCCCTCGGAGAGCCGGCGCGTCTGACCCTGGGAAAGTCATTCAACGTGATGGAAGCAGCAGGCGGAGCCGACGACAACCAAGAGCGCTGGCTGATCCAGAAGGACAAGCTGGACTTCGGGCCTTTCTCATTGGCGCAGATCAAAGCCCAGATCGAATCGGGTGAAATCCGCGGCGAGCACATGATCGTCGACAGCGATTCGGGCGCGCGGAAGAAGGTGAAGGACTTTCCCGGCCTGCAGGACTTCACCAAAAACGCCGAACGCCGTCTGGAACAACAGCGCCGGGCGCGCGCCGAGAAGGCCCACGAGACAGTCGAAAAGAAAAAATCGATGGCCACCTTCGCCATCGTCGGCGCCGCGGTCATCGTGGTGGCGGGCGCGCTGGCCTTCTACCTTTTGTCGCGCAAGGCGGCCGACGGTGGACAGCTGGCATCGCGCGAAGAAGAGCAAGAGGTCGACGCGTTTCTCAAGGGCGTGAAGATCAATTTCGCCACCGCCCACGTGGCCAAGCGAACCTCCGGCGGCGGCCACCGCGCGGGCGGCGGCGACGAGTTCAACAACGACCTGAACATCGGCGACGTCACCAAGGGCGGCGGCGGCGACGAGACCTTGAGCGACGACGTCATCCAGCACGTGATGATGGGCAACTACCGCAGCCTGGTCCCCTGCATCGTGCAAGAACGACGGCGCGCGCCCGGGATCTCGGACATGAACATCGACTTCGTGGTGCGCGGGACGGGCAGAGTCTCGGCGGTGAAGGTCAACGGTCAGTCGGGCGGCGGATTTTCCGGCTGCGTCCTCGGACGGATGCAGGGCTTCGGGTTTCCGCGCTTCAACGGTGCGAAGACCATCGCCAGTTGGTCGATGTCGCTGCGCTGA
- a CDS encoding transglutaminase family protein yields the protein MYQIRIGCQLNYFAPTATPSVFIVQPLPQPRQSLLRESFDTAGAAMTGAYVDGFGNRCQRVTLAAGDSVLRYDALASVSRDADAFRPEARAVPPQELPSELLRFTLPSRYAETDELLGFAWERFSRVPAGWERARAICDWAHCNVEYKPGSSAPDWSAADVLARRQGVCRDRAHVVIALCRAFNMPARYAVSYLPDIDVPDDGATMDFHAYAEVWLEGGWHVFDPHGLSPRKGRIFIASGLDAADAAFATLYGAASLTRLRVWADAVPSLVTEALSPIALAPGAAAFVVSGQTMFS from the coding sequence ATGTATCAGATTCGAATCGGCTGCCAGCTCAATTACTTCGCGCCCACGGCCACGCCGTCGGTGTTCATCGTGCAGCCGTTGCCACAGCCGCGACAGTCGCTCTTGCGTGAAAGCTTCGATACGGCGGGCGCGGCGATGACGGGCGCCTACGTCGACGGGTTCGGTAACCGCTGCCAGCGGGTGACCCTGGCGGCCGGCGATTCGGTTCTCCGCTACGACGCTCTGGCTTCGGTTTCGCGCGACGCGGACGCTTTTCGGCCCGAGGCGCGCGCCGTGCCGCCACAAGAACTGCCGTCCGAACTTTTGCGCTTCACGCTGCCCAGTCGGTACGCCGAGACCGACGAGCTGCTTGGTTTTGCCTGGGAGCGCTTTTCCCGGGTGCCGGCCGGCTGGGAACGGGCCCGCGCCATCTGCGATTGGGCCCACTGCAATGTCGAGTACAAGCCCGGCAGCAGCGCCCCCGATTGGTCGGCGGCCGACGTGCTGGCGCGCCGGCAAGGCGTCTGCCGCGATCGCGCGCACGTGGTGATCGCGCTTTGCCGCGCGTTCAACATGCCGGCCCGCTATGCGGTCTCGTACCTGCCCGACATCGACGTGCCCGACGACGGCGCCACCATGGATTTTCACGCCTACGCCGAGGTCTGGCTGGAAGGCGGCTGGCACGTCTTCGATCCGCACGGCCTTTCTCCGCGCAAAGGGCGCATCTTCATCGCCAGCGGTCTCGACGCCGCCGACGCCGCTTTCGCCACGCTGTACGGCGCCGCCTCGCTGACCCGCTTGCGGGTGTGGGCCGACGCCGTTCCGTCGCTGGTCACCGAGGCCCTGTCGCCAATCGCGCTCGCGCCCGGAGCGGCCGCCTTCGTCGTCAGCGGCCAGACGATGTTCTCCTAG
- a CDS encoding PilZ domain-containing protein — translation MNILRVRCRNIDEFEEHYLPDLPHGGVFAPTTTELPVGAPVVVEMACDGLPNKVLIKGTVTAWRPALPRMRVRAGATVAFDEDETTKRDFVVQTLRGSRPPTRKRKHTRIPIGIPAKVRIASELEASDAELREISVSGGLIYGSLQPPIGTDVVLEIAPPGSEAPFDLSGRVVYHAGENQIGVRFLYREGGGSRRLRELVRRFKAL, via the coding sequence GTGAACATTCTCCGCGTCCGCTGCCGGAACATCGACGAGTTCGAGGAGCACTACCTCCCCGACCTCCCGCACGGAGGCGTCTTCGCCCCCACCACGACCGAGCTGCCCGTCGGCGCGCCGGTCGTCGTCGAAATGGCTTGCGACGGCCTGCCCAACAAGGTGCTGATCAAAGGCACCGTCACCGCCTGGCGCCCCGCTCTGCCGCGCATGCGGGTGCGCGCCGGCGCCACCGTGGCCTTCGACGAAGACGAAACGACCAAGCGCGATTTCGTCGTGCAAACCCTGCGCGGCAGCCGCCCGCCCACCCGCAAGCGCAAACACACCCGCATCCCCATCGGCATCCCGGCCAAGGTGCGCATCGCCAGCGAGCTGGAAGCCAGCGACGCCGAGCTGCGCGAGATCAGCGTCAGCGGCGGCCTTATTTACGGCTCGCTGCAGCCGCCGATCGGTACCGACGTGGTGCTGGAGATCGCCCCACCCGGCAGCGAAGCGCCCTTCGACCTGTCGGGCCGCGTGGTTTATCATGCGGGCGAAAATCAGATTGGTGTTCGCTTCCTTTACCGTGAAGGCGGCGGCTCGCGGCGGCTTCGCGAGCTGGTGCGCCGGTTCAAAGCGCTGTAA
- a CDS encoding pyridoxine 5'-phosphate synthase: protein MVRLYVNVDHVATLRQQRDVAYPDPVVGAALCELAGADGITVHLREDRRHVQERDVRILRQTVRGTFNLEMAATDEMLTLALEIKPDFCTLVPEKRQERTTEGGLEVRAGGLLATVVGKLNAAGIGVSLFIDPEPKVIEASRQMGAGTVELHTGYYCQAAARSPASRQQLHRLEVAARAAGDAGLRLGAGHGLDYANVGPVAALPNLEELNIGHGLVARAVMVGMPAAVTELRAAIAAGAAGAAG from the coding sequence ATGGTTCGTCTTTATGTGAACGTCGACCACGTCGCCACGCTTCGCCAGCAGCGTGACGTCGCCTATCCCGATCCGGTGGTCGGCGCGGCGCTGTGCGAGCTGGCCGGGGCCGACGGCATCACCGTCCATCTGCGCGAGGATCGCCGTCACGTCCAGGAGCGCGACGTCCGCATCCTGCGCCAGACCGTGCGCGGAACCTTCAATCTGGAGATGGCGGCGACGGACGAGATGCTGACGTTGGCCCTGGAAATAAAGCCCGACTTTTGCACCCTGGTGCCCGAGAAACGCCAGGAGCGCACCACCGAAGGCGGCCTGGAGGTGCGCGCCGGCGGTTTGCTGGCGACGGTGGTCGGCAAGCTGAACGCCGCCGGCATCGGCGTCAGTCTCTTTATCGATCCTGAGCCGAAGGTGATCGAAGCCAGCCGCCAGATGGGCGCCGGCACCGTCGAGCTGCACACCGGCTATTACTGCCAGGCGGCCGCGCGCAGTCCGGCGTCGCGCCAGCAACTGCATCGTCTAGAGGTGGCGGCGCGGGCGGCGGGCGACGCGGGGCTGCGTCTGGGCGCCGGGCACGGCCTCGACTATGCCAACGTCGGTCCGGTGGCGGCGCTGCCGAATCTGGAAGAGCTGAACATCGGTCACGGCCTCGTCGCCCGGGCCGTGATGGTCGGGATGCCGGCGGCGGTGACCGAGCTGCGCGCGGCGATCGCGGCCGGCGCCGCGGGCGCGGCAGGATGA
- a CDS encoding NAD(P)H-hydrate dehydratase: protein MKPTDGPGPGRGHALVLSAAQMRAADEAASAQFGVPSLLLMENAGRGLAELLLRECAPRVGPRVRVVCGAGANGGDGLVAARHLALAGADVRVFLVAARAKMAGDAAINLAAATALDTVAIEDAATWDDPARAWRAALADADAVVDAVFGIGLHADVIGVPATAILAMNAAPGLKVAADIPSGLDADSGRIHAVGFRAHVTATMGARKLGPALDADAPAGRVEVISLGVPLRAPIDRGPLAFWLEEAVVAAALPRRTATSHKGSAGHALIVAGSAGKTGAAVLAGRAAMRAGAGLVTLASTAAGQVSLDAKLVELMSAHYAPGDDADSGSAAAIAGLAARMKAMAIGPGIPTGPTMAVVVRELGATLPLPMVIDADALNLLGAEHCATLAAAPGPRVLTPHPGEAARLLGISTAAVQEARLSSARTLATQTKAIVVLKGARTLIAQPDGTVFINPTADGALATAGSGDVLTGVITALLTQGLAPIDAAIAGVFVHGAAGAEAALRTGGVIAGDLPEAVATVMARLRATAPDHPR from the coding sequence ATGAAACCGACGGACGGACCGGGACCGGGGCGCGGCCACGCGCTGGTCCTCAGCGCCGCGCAGATGCGCGCCGCTGACGAGGCCGCTTCGGCGCAGTTCGGCGTGCCGAGCTTGCTGTTGATGGAAAACGCCGGGCGCGGCCTGGCCGAGCTCTTGCTGCGCGAATGCGCGCCGCGGGTGGGCCCGCGGGTGCGCGTGGTGTGCGGCGCCGGCGCCAACGGCGGCGATGGATTGGTGGCCGCGCGCCACCTGGCCTTGGCCGGCGCCGACGTGCGGGTCTTTCTGGTCGCTGCGCGAGCGAAGATGGCCGGCGACGCGGCGATCAATCTTGCGGCGGCGACGGCGCTGGACACGGTGGCGATCGAAGACGCTGCAACGTGGGACGATCCCGCGCGCGCCTGGCGGGCGGCGCTGGCCGACGCCGACGCGGTGGTCGACGCGGTCTTCGGCATCGGCCTGCACGCCGACGTCATCGGCGTTCCGGCAACCGCCATCCTGGCCATGAACGCGGCGCCCGGTCTCAAGGTGGCGGCCGACATTCCGTCGGGCCTGGACGCCGACAGCGGCCGCATCCACGCTGTGGGCTTTCGCGCCCACGTCACCGCGACCATGGGCGCACGCAAGCTGGGCCCGGCGCTGGACGCCGATGCGCCCGCCGGCCGCGTGGAGGTGATCAGCCTCGGTGTTCCTCTGCGCGCGCCCATCGATCGTGGTCCGCTGGCGTTCTGGCTGGAGGAAGCCGTGGTGGCGGCGGCCTTGCCGCGCCGGACGGCAACCAGCCACAAAGGCAGCGCCGGCCACGCGCTGATCGTCGCCGGATCAGCCGGCAAGACCGGCGCCGCCGTGCTGGCGGGTCGCGCGGCGATGCGTGCGGGTGCCGGCCTGGTCACGCTGGCCTCGACGGCGGCCGGGCAGGTGTCCCTGGACGCCAAGCTGGTCGAGTTGATGTCCGCCCACTATGCGCCTGGCGACGACGCCGACAGTGGCAGCGCGGCGGCGATCGCCGGCCTGGCCGCACGCATGAAGGCGATGGCCATCGGTCCCGGAATCCCCACCGGCCCGACGATGGCCGTGGTGGTGCGCGAGCTCGGTGCGACGTTGCCGCTGCCGATGGTGATCGACGCCGATGCGCTGAATCTTCTCGGCGCGGAACACTGCGCGACGCTGGCGGCGGCACCGGGCCCGCGCGTGCTCACCCCGCATCCGGGCGAAGCGGCGCGCCTGCTTGGCATCTCGACGGCGGCAGTGCAGGAGGCGCGCTTGTCTTCGGCGCGCACGCTGGCCACTCAGACCAAGGCGATCGTCGTGCTGAAGGGCGCGCGCACCTTGATCGCGCAGCCTGACGGAACGGTGTTCATCAACCCGACGGCCGACGGCGCGCTGGCCACCGCCGGCAGCGGCGATGTTCTCACCGGCGTGATCACCGCGCTGCTGACGCAAGGCCTGGCTCCGATCGACGCGGCGATCGCCGGGGTCTTCGTTCACGGCGCCGCTGGTGCGGAAGCGGCCCTGCGCACGGGCGGCGTGATCGCCGGCGATCTGCCTGAAGCGGTGGCGACGGTCATGGCTCGGCTGCGAGCGACAGCGCCGGATCATCCGCGCTGA
- a CDS encoding HEAT repeat domain-containing protein yields MIGMTALLAVVAGGFAWPGALAADAADLESLDHAQRLRAVERLGARGDGDLPTLLAPLLSDSDGGVRAAAVRVLLRAGAPEATEAALRWVQAPSPNDRPLGLMILRDAPALAPAARAAVDRCLRDAEVTVRLLALDVLSRHGAGPSFAAVANTLDDDQREVRLHAIRLLEAAGDRRAVTLLLGRLPDGDREVGLSAIHALGVLGEAGAAPALVRLVQSGPDDARLAAIDALGALSLPAATTVLAPLARRRPSDEAGRHALLALGQIATAPALAVLIERLHEPPISPDVKEALRRAGAAAVPSLVGVLDSAGHGASTATVTAAVSILGAIGDRRATAALAGLVDRHHPATVEALQALVGLRDPAALVPLVQAASDGDSDPDVRKLAFDALTATGATAAVAALPTGLADGDRDVRIAALRLAARLGAGVAAPAVLGSVIATDRDLRRQALATLAALDATPPGAMTALLAAARLCDHPPAGADGDREAFALGDALERVAADSDRHILAAAVAHATGAARTPLLRGLVAALSRGRAPAGEVEAGPLLSLVSAGGTVGEMAADALVAANVSTRDEAALIAGFDGAEPTVRARLAPALARVHTSATLAHLRAVLDDQAETPDVRAAVAWAAAGVDDPVVRAALLRQATRPAPPAVVANARAALKQTRADVTWRWMAFRVSRPAGLGPLARQWLKLHTENGEPIWVMTGAAGEARVWNLTGAATISADDPALSLAAEP; encoded by the coding sequence ATGATCGGGATGACGGCACTGCTGGCGGTGGTCGCCGGCGGCTTCGCCTGGCCGGGTGCGCTGGCGGCGGACGCGGCAGATCTGGAATCGCTGGATCACGCGCAGCGGTTGCGCGCGGTGGAACGCCTGGGCGCGCGCGGCGACGGCGATCTGCCCACGCTGCTGGCGCCGCTGCTGTCCGACAGCGACGGCGGCGTGCGCGCGGCGGCGGTCCGCGTCCTTTTGCGCGCCGGCGCGCCCGAGGCGACGGAGGCGGCGCTGCGCTGGGTGCAGGCGCCCTCGCCCAACGATCGGCCGCTGGGTCTGATGATCCTTCGCGACGCGCCGGCGCTGGCCCCGGCCGCGCGGGCCGCGGTCGATCGCTGCCTGCGCGACGCCGAAGTGACAGTCCGGCTACTGGCCCTCGACGTCTTGTCTCGGCACGGCGCCGGGCCGTCGTTCGCCGCGGTGGCCAACACCCTGGATGACGACCAGCGCGAGGTCCGGCTGCACGCCATCCGTCTGCTGGAGGCTGCCGGCGATCGGCGCGCGGTGACGTTGCTGCTGGGACGCCTGCCCGACGGCGATCGCGAGGTCGGCTTGAGCGCGATTCACGCCCTGGGAGTGCTGGGCGAAGCCGGCGCGGCGCCCGCGCTGGTTCGGCTGGTACAAAGTGGGCCTGACGACGCCCGCCTGGCGGCCATCGACGCCTTGGGGGCGCTGAGTCTGCCGGCGGCGACCACGGTGCTGGCCCCGCTGGCCCGCCGCCGACCCAGCGATGAAGCCGGTCGCCACGCGCTGCTGGCGCTGGGTCAGATCGCCACCGCGCCGGCGTTGGCCGTGCTGATTGAACGACTGCACGAGCCGCCGATCTCGCCGGACGTCAAGGAGGCTTTGCGCCGGGCGGGCGCGGCGGCGGTGCCGTCATTGGTCGGGGTGCTCGACAGTGCGGGTCACGGCGCCAGCACCGCGACGGTCACGGCGGCGGTTTCCATCCTGGGCGCGATCGGCGATCGACGGGCGACGGCGGCGCTGGCCGGGCTGGTCGATCGCCACCACCCGGCCACGGTCGAAGCGCTGCAAGCGCTGGTGGGGCTGCGCGATCCGGCGGCGCTGGTGCCATTGGTGCAAGCGGCCAGCGACGGCGATTCCGACCCCGACGTCCGCAAGCTGGCATTCGATGCGCTGACCGCCACCGGCGCGACGGCGGCTGTGGCGGCCTTGCCGACCGGGCTTGCCGACGGTGATCGCGACGTGCGCATCGCCGCCCTGCGACTGGCGGCGCGGCTGGGCGCGGGGGTGGCGGCACCGGCCGTTCTCGGCAGCGTCATCGCCACCGACCGCGATCTGCGGCGGCAAGCGCTGGCCACCCTGGCGGCGCTGGACGCCACCCCGCCGGGTGCGATGACGGCGCTGCTGGCCGCCGCCCGGCTTTGCGATCACCCGCCGGCGGGCGCGGACGGCGACCGGGAAGCGTTCGCGCTGGGCGACGCGCTGGAACGCGTGGCGGCCGACAGTGATCGGCATATTCTCGCCGCGGCCGTTGCCCACGCGACCGGGGCGGCCCGGACACCGCTGTTGCGTGGGTTGGTGGCGGCATTGAGCCGCGGACGAGCGCCGGCGGGAGAGGTCGAGGCCGGGCCGTTATTGTCCCTGGTGTCGGCAGGCGGCACGGTGGGCGAAATGGCCGCCGACGCTTTGGTGGCGGCCAACGTTTCAACCCGAGACGAAGCGGCGCTGATCGCCGGCTTCGATGGCGCCGAGCCAACCGTGCGGGCGCGCCTGGCGCCGGCCCTGGCCCGGGTCCACACCTCGGCGACGCTGGCGCACCTGCGTGCAGTGCTCGACGACCAAGCGGAGACACCCGACGTGCGCGCCGCTGTCGCATGGGCTGCCGCTGGCGTCGATGATCCGGTGGTTCGCGCGGCTCTGCTCCGTCAAGCGACCAGGCCGGCACCGCCTGCGGTGGTCGCCAACGCCCGCGCCGCCCTGAAACAGACCCGCGCCGACGTGACCTGGCGCTGGATGGCCTTTCGCGTGTCCCGGCCCGCCGGCCTGGGGCCGCTGGCGCGGCAGTGGCTGAAGCTGCACACGGAGAACGGCGAGCCGATCTGGGTCATGACCGGCGCGGCCGGCGAGGCACGGGTATGGAACCTGACCGGCGCGGCGACGATCAGCGCGGATGATCCGGCGCTGTCGCTCGCAGCCGAGCCATGA